Genomic window (Caldinitratiruptor microaerophilus):
CCCGCGTGTCCAGCTGCGAGGCCCCGCCGCCGATCGGGTCGGTGAGGCCGCCGCCGCCCGTGACGACATCGTCCCGGAGGAGGCTGTTCACCAGGAATCCGGTCCCCCGACCCCCGGCCAGGCCGGCCTCTTCGTGGAGCGGCGGGGCGAGGTCGTAGGGCGTGTGGCCGTAGCCGCGCACGGGCTCGTGGCGCTTCCCGTCGATCTCCACCGCCTCTGCGCCGTAGCCGACGTGCCCGTAGCTGAAGTCGGCCCCCACCACCCCGGGGCGGATGCCCTCCGTCACCCACACCCGAGCCTCGACGGCCGCCGAGGCCGACCGCACCCGCACGCGGTCGCCCGTCCGGATGCCCCGGGCGGCGGCGTCGGCGGGGTTCATCCACAGGTGGTTCTCCGGCCGGACCTCCCGCAGCCACGCGGCGGCGACGGTCCGGTGGGTGCCGTGCTGGCGGGCCTTCCAGTTGATGAGGACGAGGGGCAGGGCGTCGTCCACGGGGCGGCCGTCGGCGAAGCGGACGGGCTCCACCCGGGGCAGGCCGTCCCAGAACTCGCCGGTGATCGAGTCCCGGACAGCCGCCGCGCCCTCGTCGTACAAGGAGCACTGGGCGCCGAAGCGGTAGCGGATCCACTCGCCCTCGTACTCCCGTCCGGGCCCTTCGAAGCGGCCCCCGCGGTTCAGCACGTAGACGACCTTCCGCCACTCCTCCGGCTTGACCGCCCGCCGCCAGGCCGCCTCGTCCCAGGAAGGCCCGAGGGCGCGCCGGCGGGCCTCGGCGAAGAGGCGCAGCTCCTCGTCGCTCGCGTCGGGGACCGGTGTTCCGTCGTAGGCGATGTTGGCCGCCACCTTGAGGTAGAAGTCCTCCGGGGTGTCCAGCGGGCTGCCGTCCGGGAAGGCTCCCGGCCCCACGCCGGGGAGGCCCATCGCCTTGAGCAGGTCGATCCAGAACTGCTCCGCCGGGCGGGGCCCGTCGAAGGCCCGGGTGACCGGCTGGCCCAGGAGGGAGACCTTGTACGGCTGGTTCGGGTAGATCGACTCCAGCCCCCACCGCTCGAGGTAGGTGACGTCGGGGAGGATGTAGTCGGCGAAGCGGGACGTGTCCCCGATCTCGACGTCGAAGGCCACGACGAGGCCCACCGCGTTCGGGTCCTTCAGGATCTCCGCCTGCCGGATGCCGCCCGGGCTGGAGTCGACGGGGGAGTGCCGCTGGATGAACAGCGCCTTCAGCGCGTACGGGTAGGCCGCCTTCGCGCTGGGCAGCACCTCGTGCACGAGGTTGGCCGGGAAGGGGTACCAGCGACGCTTCGCCGGGTAGCCGTCCCGCTGGAAGAGCGTGCTCTTCTCGTAGACCGACTTCTCCCGGGTGATCGGGATCCCCCACGGCTTCAGGCCGCCCGGAACCGTGGTGAGGTCGTACCGGCCCTTCAGCTCGGCGTACCGGGCCCCGGCGCTGATCTCCCCGCCCTTCCAGTCGTGGTTGCCGATCAGGAAGTTCAGGACGTTGATGGCACGGACGTTGTAGTATCCGTTCGTGTGCATGGCGGGGCCGCGGTAGCTCATGACGACGGCCCGCTTGCCGTACGACGTGAACTCCCGCGCCAGGGTGGCGATGAGGTCCTCGCTGACCCCGGCGAGTTCGGCGTACTCCGCCAGCGTCTTCTCCTGCACCCGCTCCCGCAAGAGGGTGAAGACGGACTTCACCCGGATGGGCCCCTTGGGACCGGCCAGTTCGGTGTCGACCTCCAGGTCCGCCGGGCCGGCGGTGTCGTGCGGGGCCGGGCGGCCGTCCACCAGGACGACGAACTGGTCGCCCTCCAGGCCCAGGTCCTTCATCCGCAGCTTGGGCCGCTTCGGGTCGCTCAGGTTGACGAGGTGGGTGGCGTCCGACCACGTGGGCTCGCCCGCCGCCTTCGCCGCCGCCGGGCCGGGACAGCGGAGGTACTTCTCGTCGTAGCGGCGGTTCTCGATGATCCACCGGGCCATGCCCAGCGCCAGCGCGGCGTCCCCACCCGGAAGGATCGGCACCCAGCGGTGGGCCTTCTCCGCGGTCTTGGAGAGGCGCGGGTCCACGACGACGAGCTTCATCCCGCGCTGCAGGGCGTTCGTGAGGCGGGGGGCCAGCCAGGTCGGGCCCTTGTTGGCCGTGAGGGGCTCCGTGCCCCAGACGATGAGGTACTCGCAGTGGTCGAGGTCGGCGTACATGCGGGGGTGCTGCTTGCCCGCGTGCGAGCGGTTGTTCGCCACCACGCCCTGGATGCCGCACACGCCGCCGTGGTTGAACGTGTTGACGGTGCCCAGCCCCTGGCGGGCGAAGCGGTCGACGACGAGGTTCCCGCGGTCGCCGGCCATGACGGCGAGCAGGTTCGCGCGCGGCCCCAGGTCGGGATGGCGGGGGTCGATCAGCTTGTCCCCCCACCGCGCCTCGAACTCGGCCTGGGTCATCTCGCCCTTGCGGACCTTCTCCCAGTCGGCCATGACCGGCTCCTGGGGCGCGTACGCCCACCAGGAGCGGATGCCCGGGGTGCCCAGGTCGGGGGCCCCGTCCAGGATCTCCTTCAGGGCCTGCTCCCAGGAGATGGTCTGCCAGCGGCCGCTGCCGCGGGGCCCCACGCGCTTGAGAGGCTGGGTGACACGACGGGCGTCGT
Coding sequences:
- a CDS encoding molybdopterin-dependent oxidoreductase, whose amino-acid sequence is MNETKNAQGAPQVTRRGFLAGAAAFTAAAAAVPASREPLERAVSRVFHDEPHGVGTATDAYGPQDVIYTVCQQCQTFCTIKVVLRPGEGTGATALVRKIAGNPYSPLTTQPEGPIPYDTPPALAVQGLGSLTRDGRSRRGGRTCLKGQAGIQIVHDARRVTQPLKRVGPRGSGRWQTISWEQALKEILDGAPDLGTPGIRSWWAYAPQEPVMADWEKVRKGEMTQAEFEARWGDKLIDPRHPDLGPRANLLAVMAGDRGNLVVDRFARQGLGTVNTFNHGGVCGIQGVVANNRSHAGKQHPRMYADLDHCEYLIVWGTEPLTANKGPTWLAPRLTNALQRGMKLVVVDPRLSKTAEKAHRWVPILPGGDAALALGMARWIIENRRYDEKYLRCPGPAAAKAAGEPTWSDATHLVNLSDPKRPKLRMKDLGLEGDQFVVLVDGRPAPHDTAGPADLEVDTELAGPKGPIRVKSVFTLLRERVQEKTLAEYAELAGVSEDLIATLAREFTSYGKRAVVMSYRGPAMHTNGYYNVRAINVLNFLIGNHDWKGGEISAGARYAELKGRYDLTTVPGGLKPWGIPITREKSVYEKSTLFQRDGYPAKRRWYPFPANLVHEVLPSAKAAYPYALKALFIQRHSPVDSSPGGIRQAEILKDPNAVGLVVAFDVEIGDTSRFADYILPDVTYLERWGLESIYPNQPYKVSLLGQPVTRAFDGPRPAEQFWIDLLKAMGLPGVGPGAFPDGSPLDTPEDFYLKVAANIAYDGTPVPDASDEELRLFAEARRRALGPSWDEAAWRRAVKPEEWRKVVYVLNRGGRFEGPGREYEGEWIRYRFGAQCSLYDEGAAAVRDSITGEFWDGLPRVEPVRFADGRPVDDALPLVLINWKARQHGTHRTVAAAWLREVRPENHLWMNPADAAARGIRTGDRVRVRSASAAVEARVWVTEGIRPGVVGADFSYGHVGYGAEAVEIDGKRHEPVRGYGHTPYDLAPPLHEEAGLAGGRGTGFLVNSLLRDDVVTGGGGLTDPIGGGASQLDTRVEVERIV